In Candidatus Manganitrophaceae bacterium, one DNA window encodes the following:
- a CDS encoding glycosyltransferase family 2 protein — MTGNTDLKCALEMNNLKISIVIVNWNGITDTLACINSLLRVSHQNCEIIVVDNGSRDQSVEKLRNTSNITLLELPSNLGFPAGSNVGISHALEKGADYIFLLNNDTIVHPAVLSDLMNVMENDFSLGMAGPKIYYLNEPERIWFAGASIDFETGESPHWGKGDLDVGQYDKTVEVDRLSGCAMMVKADVIKKVGLLDPNYFLYYEDVDWCVRAGKAGYKIVCVQTAKIWHKESASTKANLGSSLHTYYHLRNKLLFLRKHSKTSFQAQYRCGKVIVKGAMRFLLGRHQGGRSLDKLRGLADFILSRFGKKRVYHKL, encoded by the coding sequence ATGACAGGTAATACGGATTTAAAGTGTGCACTAGAAATGAATAACTTAAAAATCAGTATCGTCATTGTAAACTGGAATGGAATCACTGATACTTTAGCCTGCATCAATTCATTATTGAGGGTGTCACATCAGAATTGTGAGATTATCGTTGTAGATAATGGATCTCGCGATCAATCGGTCGAAAAGCTACGGAATACGTCTAACATTACATTGCTTGAACTTCCTTCCAATCTCGGTTTTCCTGCTGGGAGTAACGTTGGAATCTCCCACGCTTTAGAAAAGGGAGCAGATTATATTTTCTTATTGAACAATGACACTATTGTTCACCCGGCGGTATTATCCGATCTGATGAATGTGATGGAAAATGACTTTAGTCTCGGCATGGCTGGACCGAAAATATATTATCTCAATGAACCAGAAAGGATATGGTTTGCGGGAGCGTCGATCGATTTTGAAACAGGGGAGTCACCCCATTGGGGAAAGGGGGACTTAGATGTCGGTCAGTATGATAAGACGGTTGAAGTCGATCGGCTGAGCGGGTGTGCAATGATGGTTAAGGCCGATGTTATTAAAAAAGTAGGCTTGTTGGATCCGAATTATTTTCTATATTATGAAGATGTCGATTGGTGTGTTCGGGCTGGAAAGGCAGGATATAAAATTGTTTGCGTCCAAACGGCAAAAATATGGCATAAAGAGTCGGCATCTACTAAAGCAAATTTAGGATCTTCACTCCATACCTATTACCATCTTAGAAATAAGCTTTTGTTTCTTAGGAAGCACAGTAAGACTTCCTTCCAAGCACAATATCGGTGTGGCAAAGTAATTGTGAAAGGGGCTATGCGTTTTCTTTTAGGCCGGCATCAGGGCGGAAGGAGTCTCGATAAACTACGGGGGTTAGCTGATTTTATTTTAAGCCGTTTTGGCAAAAAGCGGGTATATCATAAGCTATAA
- a CDS encoding nucleotidyltransferase family protein, translating into MEAIILAGGRGTRLQSVVPDLPKPMAPINGRPFLTYQLDYWIKQGVLRFILSVGYKRDAIQDYFKDRYKGIEIVYAVEEQPLGTGGGLLLALERIKNPSPFLVLNGDTFFEVDLEKLKSFHLEKKADLTMALLEVAENSRYGGVQLGEGERIVAYRGISNPSNRLINGGVYLFEKGALSDEWIPGSALSLEDQLFPVLLQSGSRVYGFKSAGRFIDIGIPDDYYASALMLGEID; encoded by the coding sequence AGGGGGACGGGGTACGCGACTCCAGTCGGTTGTCCCCGATCTCCCCAAGCCGATGGCTCCCATCAACGGACGTCCCTTTCTGACCTACCAACTGGATTATTGGATTAAGCAAGGGGTCCTCCGGTTTATCCTTTCGGTCGGATACAAGCGAGATGCGATTCAGGATTACTTTAAAGATAGATATAAAGGGATCGAGATCGTTTATGCGGTAGAGGAACAACCGCTTGGTACCGGCGGCGGATTGTTGCTTGCACTCGAGAGAATCAAGAACCCGAGCCCCTTTCTTGTGCTAAACGGGGATACCTTTTTTGAAGTCGATCTGGAAAAGCTTAAATCGTTTCACCTCGAAAAGAAGGCTGATTTAACGATGGCCCTTTTGGAGGTTGCTGAAAACAGCCGCTACGGCGGCGTGCAGCTCGGAGAAGGAGAGAGAATTGTCGCCTACCGCGGAATCTCCAATCCTAGCAATCGTCTGATCAATGGGGGAGTTTATCTTTTTGAAAAGGGCGCACTCTCCGATGAATGGATTCCTGGAAGCGCGCTATCCCTGGAGGATCAACTTTTCCCAGTGCTGCTTCAGTCGGGAAGCAGAGTTTATGGGTTTAAATCGGCAGGCCGATTTATCGATATTGGGATTCCGGACGATTATTATGCATCCGCTTTAATGCTGGGTGAGATAGACTGA
- the lhgO gene encoding L-2-hydroxyglutarate oxidase — MDGSLDKPAENYDFIIVGAGILGLTTAHELKKRYPEARVALLEKEPHVGMHASGRNSGVLHSGIYYGSETLKAKVCSIGAARMCRFAEEYGISYHCSGKVIIATGELDLPVVDRLLKNARENKIRAELLGEEEIKKIEPHAGPYKVGIYSPDTAVIDSLAVVRKLASLLSDRGSQILFNEEVHRIQSKERIVHTNRRRYGYGHLFNCAGANADLIAKKMGLGSGYALLPFKGLYYKLRPERNGLVKGSIYPVPDIRLPFLGVHLTRVVSGDVYVGPTAIPALGRENYGIFGGIKMAEGLRIGRHVAGMYLRNHQNFRLLVHTEMRKYRKRSFLEAARKLVPELTSEDLVPSNKVGIRPQLVNIEMKKLEMDYIIEETPTSTHVLNAISPAFTSSFAFAELLVDRYEKSFKQTVSQ; from the coding sequence TTGGACGGCTCACTTGATAAGCCGGCCGAGAATTATGACTTCATCATTGTGGGAGCTGGAATTCTCGGCCTCACCACCGCCCATGAGTTAAAGAAGCGCTATCCCGAGGCCCGCGTTGCCCTTTTAGAAAAAGAACCGCATGTTGGGATGCATGCCAGTGGCCGCAATAGTGGGGTGTTGCACTCCGGTATCTACTATGGCAGTGAGACATTAAAGGCGAAGGTCTGCTCGATCGGTGCTGCTCGGATGTGCCGATTTGCCGAAGAATATGGGATCTCGTATCACTGTTCTGGAAAAGTCATTATCGCGACCGGTGAGCTAGATCTTCCCGTAGTCGATCGTTTGCTTAAGAATGCCCGAGAAAATAAGATTCGAGCCGAGCTTCTCGGAGAGGAGGAAATTAAGAAGATAGAGCCTCACGCAGGTCCATATAAGGTAGGGATTTATAGTCCGGACACGGCTGTTATTGACAGTCTGGCCGTGGTCAGAAAGCTGGCTTCCCTCCTTTCTGATAGAGGAAGCCAGATCCTTTTCAATGAAGAGGTTCATCGCATTCAGTCAAAGGAGCGGATTGTACATACCAATCGTCGCCGGTATGGTTATGGGCACCTGTTTAACTGTGCTGGAGCGAATGCAGATTTAATTGCCAAGAAGATGGGGCTGGGGAGTGGGTATGCGCTTCTTCCTTTCAAAGGACTTTATTACAAATTGCGGCCAGAACGAAACGGCCTGGTAAAGGGAAGCATTTATCCCGTTCCAGACATTAGGCTTCCTTTTCTGGGGGTTCATCTAACGCGGGTCGTTAGTGGAGATGTTTATGTCGGTCCCACGGCGATTCCAGCACTTGGCCGAGAGAATTACGGAATTTTCGGTGGAATCAAAATGGCGGAGGGGTTGAGAATTGGACGCCATGTGGCCGGCATGTACTTGAGGAACCATCAGAACTTTCGTCTGCTTGTACACACAGAAATGCGGAAATATCGTAAACGCTCTTTTTTGGAAGCAGCCCGCAAACTCGTGCCGGAATTGACCTCCGAAGATCTAGTGCCCTCCAACAAAGTTGGTATCCGTCCGCAGTTGGTCAATATTGAAATGAAAAAGCTCGAGATGGATTATATCATTGAAGAGACGCCAACTTCTACGCACGTCCTCAATGCAATTTCTCCCGCATTTACCAGCTCTTTTGCTTTTGCCGAGCTACTGGTTGATCGATATGAAAAGTCCTTTAAACAGACGGTGTCTCAATGA
- a CDS encoding NUDIX hydrolase, which translates to MSKGRGTKFILRDRRLVCENSKFNVFFDFIEGANGEVVRDYLVIAPKSRAENLITGVAILPILKKQIGLIRVYRHGIQDYSWEIPRGFIDEGEDPAISAIRELEEETGLGCKPERMKSLGYLTPEAGILQARIHIFGALECFNIRPFSGEEFGHKELRFFPTSDIARMAADFVIQDPCTLVALYRRNCI; encoded by the coding sequence ATGAGTAAAGGACGAGGGACGAAATTCATTCTCCGCGATCGAAGATTGGTTTGCGAAAACAGTAAGTTTAATGTTTTTTTTGACTTCATTGAAGGAGCAAATGGAGAGGTTGTCCGGGATTATCTTGTTATTGCTCCTAAAAGCAGGGCTGAGAATCTCATCACCGGGGTTGCCATCCTCCCGATCTTGAAGAAGCAAATCGGACTTATTAGAGTATACCGGCACGGAATTCAAGATTACTCCTGGGAGATCCCTCGGGGATTTATCGACGAAGGAGAAGACCCTGCCATCTCCGCGATCAGAGAATTGGAAGAAGAAACGGGTTTGGGTTGCAAACCGGAGAGGATGAAGTCATTGGGATACTTAACACCTGAAGCAGGAATCCTCCAGGCACGGATTCATATCTTCGGAGCTTTAGAATGTTTTAATATAAGGCCTTTTAGTGGGGAAGAATTTGGCCACAAAGAGCTTCGATTTTTTCCAACGTCAGATATTGCTCGGATGGCTGCGGATTTCGTGATTCAAGATCCTTGCACTTTGGTAGCGCTTTATCGAAGAAATTGCATTTGA
- a CDS encoding TVP38/TMEM64 family protein, translating into MNNLNISDDPSTQKRNETFLEQPEDAQEPALTCPSKENHFLDRKRLIMIVFFLVSVFWFFYLRRQGYIRAEYLLVYLESHPTLAPVLFILLYGILPVFFLPTLPLNLGAGFLWGPWLGSFLAILGAAMGASLAFLSSRYLVGGYFKEQFKQPIWNRLKEGIDKQGWKAVAFTRIAPIFPFGPLNYFWGITPIPFRRYVWVSAVFMTPPIILFSFLGYSVGDLVLKEESYDFTKHVFLLSGAAGLLVFVRVMIKRFFKKKESELS; encoded by the coding sequence TTGAATAACTTGAATATAAGTGACGATCCATCGACGCAGAAACGGAATGAGACTTTCTTAGAGCAACCTGAAGATGCTCAAGAGCCCGCTTTGACCTGTCCGTCTAAAGAGAATCACTTCCTTGATAGAAAACGCTTAATAATGATCGTGTTCTTTCTGGTTTCCGTTTTTTGGTTTTTTTATTTGAGACGTCAGGGATATATTCGGGCGGAGTACCTCCTGGTCTATTTAGAGTCTCATCCGACTTTGGCACCGGTTCTGTTTATTTTACTTTATGGTATCCTGCCTGTTTTTTTTCTTCCGACCCTACCGTTAAACCTCGGGGCTGGTTTCCTTTGGGGGCCCTGGCTTGGAAGTTTTTTGGCAATTTTAGGGGCAGCTATGGGAGCGTCCCTCGCCTTTCTCAGTTCGCGGTACTTGGTCGGAGGCTATTTCAAAGAACAGTTTAAACAACCGATTTGGAACCGATTAAAAGAAGGAATTGATAAACAGGGATGGAAAGCGGTTGCGTTCACCCGGATTGCACCTATCTTCCCGTTCGGTCCTTTGAACTATTTTTGGGGAATTACTCCGATTCCGTTTAGACGATATGTTTGGGTATCGGCGGTGTTTATGACCCCTCCAATTATTTTATTTTCCTTTTTAGGGTACTCGGTTGGAGACCTTGTTCTGAAGGAAGAATCTTATGACTTCACAAAGCATGTTTTTCTCCTTTCCGGCGCTGCGGGTTTGCTGGTTTTTGTAAGAGTAATGATAAAACGGTTTTTTAAAAAAAAGGAATCTGAACTTTCCTAA
- a CDS encoding glycosyltransferase family 2 protein, with protein sequence MKVTLVVTTLNEVNGMKAIMPRVKKEWCDQIIIMDGGSTDGTIEYAKEEGYSVYVQKKKGFRHGYNEILPFVQGDVIITFSPDGNSIPELIPDLIKKMSGGYDMVIASRYLDGAKSHDDDFVTAFGNWLFTKTVNILHGGHYTDVMVIFRAYRTQLVYDLELNKDEGYSTPEKLFNTRISWEPLLSVRAAKRKLKVTEIPGDEPPRIGGERKLQVFKWGAAYYFQFIRERFFWR encoded by the coding sequence ATGAAAGTTACACTGGTAGTGACCACTTTAAACGAGGTCAATGGCATGAAAGCGATCATGCCAAGAGTGAAAAAGGAGTGGTGTGATCAAATCATCATTATGGATGGCGGGTCGACGGACGGCACAATCGAATACGCTAAAGAAGAGGGATATTCCGTTTATGTGCAAAAGAAGAAAGGTTTCAGGCACGGCTACAACGAGATCCTTCCCTTCGTTCAGGGAGATGTGATCATTACTTTCAGCCCGGACGGAAATTCGATTCCAGAGCTGATTCCGGATTTGATAAAGAAAATGTCGGGAGGCTATGACATGGTGATTGCCTCGCGCTACTTGGACGGTGCGAAAAGCCACGATGACGACTTTGTAACGGCCTTTGGCAACTGGCTTTTTACGAAAACCGTTAATATCCTTCACGGGGGCCACTATACGGATGTAATGGTGATCTTTCGGGCGTATAGAACTCAATTGGTTTATGATTTGGAATTAAATAAAGATGAAGGGTACTCTACTCCTGAGAAGCTTTTTAATACCCGGATCAGTTGGGAACCACTGCTTTCTGTCCGGGCAGCTAAGAGAAAGCTTAAGGTAACGGAAATCCCTGGTGATGAGCCTCCAAGAATCGGAGGGGAGCGGAAACTTCAGGTATTTAAGTGGGGCGCAGCATACTATTTTCAGTTTATTCGAGAGAGGTTTTTCTGGAGGTAA
- a CDS encoding NAD-dependent epimerase/dehydratase, with product MSFNILVTGGAGYLGSIMVPELLNAGHKVTVLDSFMFGQNSLAHVCHNPNFSVVRGDVRIEKTVAPLLKKADIIIPLAALVGAPLCNQDPIAASTTNREAILTMLKALSKEQRVLMPTTNSAYGSGDKNNYCNEDSPLRPISLYAKDKVEVEKALLEHENAISFRLATVFGMSPRMRIDLLVNDFTYRAVYDRFVILFEPHFKRNYIHIRDVARAFLDGIEHFDRMKGEAYNVGLSEANLSKLELCQAIQKQLSDFVFLEAPVGEDPDKRNYIVSNEKIERTGFKPMYPLDFGIQELIKGYTMIKNSKYGNV from the coding sequence ATGAGTTTTAATATTCTCGTTACGGGTGGAGCAGGTTATTTGGGGTCTATTATGGTTCCGGAGTTGCTCAACGCGGGACATAAGGTCACGGTGTTAGACAGCTTTATGTTCGGACAGAATAGCCTTGCCCACGTCTGTCACAATCCCAATTTCAGTGTTGTTCGGGGAGACGTCCGTATCGAAAAGACGGTCGCACCGCTTTTGAAGAAGGCCGATATCATCATCCCGCTGGCCGCTCTTGTCGGTGCGCCCTTGTGTAATCAGGATCCAATTGCCGCTTCCACGACAAACCGTGAAGCAATTTTGACGATGCTGAAAGCATTATCTAAAGAGCAGCGGGTCCTAATGCCAACGACCAATAGCGCATACGGAAGCGGTGATAAAAACAACTATTGTAATGAAGATTCTCCCTTGCGTCCTATCTCACTTTATGCCAAAGACAAAGTGGAGGTTGAAAAGGCCCTTCTTGAGCATGAAAACGCCATCAGCTTTAGGCTTGCGACTGTTTTCGGTATGTCTCCGAGGATGCGGATTGATCTTTTGGTCAATGATTTTACATACAGAGCTGTATATGATCGTTTTGTGATCTTATTCGAGCCTCATTTTAAGCGCAATTATATCCATATTCGTGATGTGGCTCGTGCCTTTCTTGATGGCATCGAACATTTTGATAGGATGAAGGGGGAGGCTTATAATGTGGGGCTCTCCGAGGCCAATCTCTCTAAGCTGGAACTCTGTCAGGCTATTCAGAAACAGCTCTCAGATTTTGTCTTTTTAGAGGCTCCGGTAGGAGAGGATCCGGACAAGCGCAACTATATCGTTTCCAATGAAAAAATTGAGCGGACCGGCTTCAAGCCGATGTATCCCTTGGATTTCGGCATTCAGGAACTGATAAAAGGATATACCATGATCAAGAACTCCAAATATGGAAATGTCTGA
- a CDS encoding SIS domain-containing protein: MKHTDRLRESLEKSILAKKEFLANYEQVDIFGRAIEAVVEGYRQGGRLYIAGNGGSAADAQHLAAEFVSKLAKPRAPLPAEALTVDSSILTAIGNDYGYDEVFARQIAGKMRVNDLFLGITTSGRSPNILRALEQCRSMKMTTIVFCGRDGGDAKKLSDFCIIASGEETSTIQELHIVLAHTLCAAVEAEMFPDVV; this comes from the coding sequence ATGAAACATACAGATCGATTGAGAGAAAGTTTGGAAAAGTCGATTTTGGCTAAAAAAGAATTTCTGGCCAACTATGAGCAGGTTGATATCTTCGGCAGGGCGATAGAAGCCGTTGTGGAGGGTTACCGACAAGGAGGTCGGCTCTATATCGCAGGAAATGGGGGGTCTGCGGCGGATGCGCAGCACTTGGCGGCGGAGTTTGTCAGCAAGCTTGCCAAGCCCCGAGCTCCGTTACCTGCCGAGGCTTTGACTGTGGATAGCTCTATTTTAACTGCAATTGGAAATGACTATGGCTATGACGAGGTCTTTGCCCGGCAGATCGCAGGGAAGATGCGAGTGAACGATCTGTTTTTAGGAATTACGACGTCTGGCCGGTCTCCGAATATCCTCAGAGCACTGGAGCAATGTCGTTCGATGAAAATGACCACTATTGTTTTCTGTGGTAGGGACGGTGGAGATGCGAAAAAGCTTTCCGATTTCTGCATTATTGCCAGCGGAGAGGAGACCAGTACCATCCAAGAATTGCATATTGTTCTGGCACACACACTTTGTGCTGCTGTTGAAGCGGAGATGTTTCCAGACGTAGTTTAG